A single window of Gossypium arboreum isolate Shixiya-1 chromosome 13, ASM2569848v2, whole genome shotgun sequence DNA harbors:
- the LOC108463101 gene encoding agamous-like MADS-box protein AGL30 isoform X2, with the protein MGRVKLKIKKLENTNGRQATYAKRKHGIMKKANELSILCDVEIILLMFSPTNKPSVCIGKRSIEEILEKFAQLTPQERAKRKLESLEALKKTFKKLDHDVNIHEFLGSSTQTIEDLTNQARLLQARLSEIHRRLSCWTDVDKINNVEHLGQMEDSLKDYLNQIRAHKENLGKQQLLPMECTSQFQNEMHVPFRMGIEQQLQSLAWMANNDSRSMALTEDPNLIPPRDVECSASSSFGSYSGYFGTPKSSELSSSGQENGILNDLQLGGQCPFFSYDLSILNDHKFQPVAEMNFPETPVDYHVNGVLAGPRAGYDPNQGSWASTSGPCAVTMFDEPLYTGQLN; encoded by the exons ATGGGAAGGGTTAAGCTAAAGATAAAGAAGTTAGAGAACACAAATGGCCGTCAGGCGACTTATGCCAAAAGGAAGCATGGGATCATGAAGAAGGCTAATGAGCTTTCCATCCTATGTGATGTAGAAATTATCCTCCTTATGTTCTCCCCAACTAACAAACCTTCAGTATGCATTGGGAAGCGTAG CATTGAGGAGATACTCGAAAAGTTTGCTCAACTAACTCCACAAGAACGGGCCAAAAG GAAGTTGGAAAGTCTTGAA GCACTGAAAAAAACGTTCAAGAAGTTGGACCATGATGTAAATATTCATGAATTTCTGGGTTCAAG TACGCAAACAATAGAG GATCTGACCAACCAAGCCAGATTATTGCAGGCTCGGCTTTCTGAAATACACAGGAGACTGAG CTGTTGGACTGACGTGGACAAGATCAATAATGTCGAACATTTGGGGCAAATGGAAGATTCACTGAAGGATTATCTGAATCAAATTCGAGCCCATAAG GAAAATTTAGGAAAGCAGCAGCTTTTACCGATGGAATGCACAAGTCAG TTccaaaatgaaatgcatgtaccTTTTAGAATGGGAATTGAGCAACAGCTCCAATCTCTTGCATGGATGGCTAATAATGATAGTAGATCCATGGCCTTGACTGAGGACCCAAATCTGATTCCCCCTAG GGATGTGGAGTGTTCTGCAAGTTCCTCATTTGGAAGTTATTCGGGTTACTTCGGCACACCTAAAAGTTCTGAACTATCGAGTTCTGGACAAGAAAATGGCATCCTTAATGATTTGCAACTAGGTGGACAATGCCCCTTCTTCTCGTACGATCTTAGCATACTGAATGATCACAAATTCCAACCAGTGGCAGAGATGAACTTTCCGGAAACTCCTGTAGATTATCATGTTAACGGAGTTCTAGCAGGTCCTAGAGCTGGATATGACCCAAACCAAGGTAGTTGGGCTTCCACTTCTGGCCCTTGTGCTGTTACCATGTTTGATGAGCCATTATATACTGGA CAACTAAACTGA
- the LOC108463101 gene encoding agamous-like MADS-box protein AGL30 isoform X1 gives MGRVKLKIKKLENTNGRQATYAKRKHGIMKKANELSILCDVEIILLMFSPTNKPSVCIGKRSSIEEILEKFAQLTPQERAKRKLESLEALKKTFKKLDHDVNIHEFLGSSTQTIEDLTNQARLLQARLSEIHRRLSCWTDVDKINNVEHLGQMEDSLKDYLNQIRAHKENLGKQQLLPMECTSQFQNEMHVPFRMGIEQQLQSLAWMANNDSRSMALTEDPNLIPPRDVECSASSSFGSYSGYFGTPKSSELSSSGQENGILNDLQLGGQCPFFSYDLSILNDHKFQPVAEMNFPETPVDYHVNGVLAGPRAGYDPNQGSWASTSGPCAVTMFDEPLYTGQLN, from the exons ATGGGAAGGGTTAAGCTAAAGATAAAGAAGTTAGAGAACACAAATGGCCGTCAGGCGACTTATGCCAAAAGGAAGCATGGGATCATGAAGAAGGCTAATGAGCTTTCCATCCTATGTGATGTAGAAATTATCCTCCTTATGTTCTCCCCAACTAACAAACCTTCAGTATGCATTGGGAAGCGTAG CAGCATTGAGGAGATACTCGAAAAGTTTGCTCAACTAACTCCACAAGAACGGGCCAAAAG GAAGTTGGAAAGTCTTGAA GCACTGAAAAAAACGTTCAAGAAGTTGGACCATGATGTAAATATTCATGAATTTCTGGGTTCAAG TACGCAAACAATAGAG GATCTGACCAACCAAGCCAGATTATTGCAGGCTCGGCTTTCTGAAATACACAGGAGACTGAG CTGTTGGACTGACGTGGACAAGATCAATAATGTCGAACATTTGGGGCAAATGGAAGATTCACTGAAGGATTATCTGAATCAAATTCGAGCCCATAAG GAAAATTTAGGAAAGCAGCAGCTTTTACCGATGGAATGCACAAGTCAG TTccaaaatgaaatgcatgtaccTTTTAGAATGGGAATTGAGCAACAGCTCCAATCTCTTGCATGGATGGCTAATAATGATAGTAGATCCATGGCCTTGACTGAGGACCCAAATCTGATTCCCCCTAG GGATGTGGAGTGTTCTGCAAGTTCCTCATTTGGAAGTTATTCGGGTTACTTCGGCACACCTAAAAGTTCTGAACTATCGAGTTCTGGACAAGAAAATGGCATCCTTAATGATTTGCAACTAGGTGGACAATGCCCCTTCTTCTCGTACGATCTTAGCATACTGAATGATCACAAATTCCAACCAGTGGCAGAGATGAACTTTCCGGAAACTCCTGTAGATTATCATGTTAACGGAGTTCTAGCAGGTCCTAGAGCTGGATATGACCCAAACCAAGGTAGTTGGGCTTCCACTTCTGGCCCTTGTGCTGTTACCATGTTTGATGAGCCATTATATACTGGA CAACTAAACTGA